The Triticum aestivum cultivar Chinese Spring chromosome 7B, IWGSC CS RefSeq v2.1, whole genome shotgun sequence genome window below encodes:
- the LOC123160028 gene encoding uncharacterized protein — translation MEQTNVRLPQLAKIAALLLLFLLVPMVPPSLRAPYLYLLFNALVVGLGLQAGIISVSSRSNLTAQPPAPAAAVTPNHHHHLVTSQPPIMAAPLPGRLREVNLLADRGAVNNVVAVAKKLKETIKKVPSRASIFFIGSVDPHDAGEVVDATSKTLHDKEGRKRCKVDASSGDLMSKQELYAKADAFIGNFYKQLKMQREESWNKLQDLCSYHHHHNYKAKAF, via the coding sequence ATGGAACAGACGAATGTCAGGTTGCCCCAGCTGGCCAAGATAGcagcgctcctcctcctcttcctcctcgtccccATGGTGCCTCCTTCTCTGAGGGCCCCTTATCTCTACCTCCTCTTCAACGCCCTCGTCGTCGGCCTTGGTCTCCAGGCCGGCATCATCTCGGTCTCAAGCCGGAGCAACTTAACAGCccagcctcctgcccctgctgctgcTGTAACTCCCAACCACCATCACCACCTTGTCACTTCACAGCCGCCGATCATGGCGGCCCCCTTGCCAGGACGACTCAGGGAGGTAAATCTGCTTGCAGATCGCGGTGCTGTCAACAACGTCGTGGCCGTGGCCAAGAAactgaaggagacgatcaagaaagTCCCGTCCAGGGCGAGCATCTTCTTCATCGGGAGCGTGGACCCCCACGACGCCGGCGAGGTCGTGGACGCGACGTCAAAGACGCTCCACGACAAGGAAGGGCGGAAAAGGTGCAAGGTAGACGCCTCCTCCGGGGATCTCATGAGCAAGCAGGAACTTTACGCCAAGGCCGACGCCTTCATCGGCAACTTCTACAAGCAGCTCAAGATGCAGAGGGAGGAGTCCTGGAACAAGCTGCAGGACCTGTGCagctaccaccaccaccacaactACAAGGCCAAGGCCTTCTAG